In the Mya arenaria isolate MELC-2E11 chromosome 11, ASM2691426v1 genome, one interval contains:
- the LOC128209277 gene encoding uncharacterized protein LOC128209277 gives MLSLNLRITFVVIVVCRMYAGADGSVTISSSEVTVPEGLSLTLTCNYTGIDKLYVIRWTNNGKDSGHKYDITIEQSEPCTIFGKPGLDKTLFTYTCFTLTILNVTRDNQNDNLTCQANLNFNSGNSVIVSVSVPIKEVIMTDPTESTVTMNEGTSETFKCKTSGGLPQATIKWFKVTDNTCSQSGLEITSSVSSPFVTDVDDLKQVESILTFTAIGSDNGLRICCTASNVEGVKRVSGTKILDVRYAPSDPPVIEGYASGGTYNMIENSIENLTCSSSGGNPLANLTWSCFNNQMSSPIEQGRTVKRVVQWTARRNENARCTCTASHAVRPNKHQTAFVNVNILYSPSTPLFKLDNTAVGSSIRIVSDTIQTVECDSSGNPYPTTSDFTWIKGTNVVGTGPVLNWPGGVMVGDDGSYTCTVETTLTPSDQSKDVKIATNSSTLEVTVLYPPKLQTFTRESALEGYSFMIQCVYSVGNPARTKSTITRLFNGTSWSGDSHTMHSINRADAGLHRCTVENTMDPTGADTQTGTDTADFEINVWYQTSISRFEFSAFSNQTIITVNESERLMLVCEVLSNPNSTIRLKENHMATVLKEATNALKVEYLIQNATCSDTSVYTCTAFNNYTDMERAPSKELQLFVRCSPRPSNHHSQLRRNFTGFLHGNVTFVSMVFAYPPPEFKWKMWNGTYYKEVNEDNYAIFSSYLLTSLTILDIKEDNFVSYAVQVSNGIQPDLQEIFHLKHQVITTTSEDGGSNQASVSGGVIGGCLCIILAVVVIVLLLKRKYDCSIKMSKKKDIQTENDFQESDNLGFNAAVTYEIMPVEKESTDYDALNAGNDRPEKSHIYMSLDESTSTRNPPCENSKSEDPVYKNTKRKNSMQKNL, from the exons ATGTTAAGTTTAAACTTGAGAATAACTTTTGTGGTAATAGTAGTTTGCAGGATGTACGCAG GTGCTGATGGTTCTGTTACCATAAGTTCATCAGAAGTGACTGTTCCGGAGGGTTTATCACTAACATTGACCTGCAATTATACAGGAATTGACAAGCTGTATGTAATAAGATGGACAAACAATGGCAAAGATTCGGGACATAAATACGATATAACAATTGAACAATCTGAACCATGTACAATATTTGGAAAACCTGGTCTCGATAAAACTCTCTTCACCTACACCTGTTTCACGCTTACTATTTTAAATGTGACACGAGATAATCAGAACGACAACTTAACGTGTCAAgcaaatcttaattttaacagTGGCAATAGCGTTATCGTCAGTGTATCAG TTCCTATCAAAGAGGTGATTATGACAGATCCTACGGAATCCACAGTGACGATGAACGAAGGCACTTCTGAGACATTTAAATGTAAGACGTCCGGTGGACTTCCCCAAGCCACGATCAAATGGTTCAAGGTGACTGACAACACGTGCTCTCAGTCTGGATTGGAGATCACGTCTTCGGTTTCAAGTCCTTTTGTCACTGATGTGGATGACTTGAAGCAAGTAGAAAGTATCCTGACCTTCACCGCTATAGGTTCAGATAATGGACTGAGAATATGTTGCACTGCCAGTAATGTGGAAGGTGTGAAGCGTGTGTCTGGGACCAAAATACTTGATGTCAGAT ATGCACCATCCGACCCTCCTGTTATTGAAGGATACGCTAGTGGCGGTACCTACAATATGATAGAAAACAGCATAGAAAATCTCACATGTAGCAGTTCGGGCGGTAACCCACTGGCGAATCTAACCTGGAGCTGCTTCAACAACCAGATGTCCAGTCCTATTGAGCAAGGCAGAACGGTAAAAAGGGTTGTACAGTGGACAGCCAGGCGGAATGAAAACGCCAGGTGCACTTGCACAGCATCGCATGCGGTCAGACCAAATAAACATCAGACTGCTTTTGTGAATGTTAACATTCTAT ATTCCCCATCTACACCTCTTTTTAAATTGGACAATACGGCCGTTGGTTCTAGCATCAGAATTGTAAGCGACACTATACAAACTGTTGAATGTGACAGCTCCGGCAACCCGTATCCCACTACGAGCGACTTTACCTGGATAAAGGGCACCAATGTAGTGGGCACTGGTCCTGTTTTGAACTGGCCGGGTGGAGTCATGGTTGGTGATGATGGCAGCTACACGTGTACCGTAGAAACAACTCTGACACCATCTGATCAAAGTAAAGACGTCAAAATTGCTACGAATTCATCAACATTAGAAGTCACCGTGTTAT ATCCTCCAAAGCTTCAGACATTTACGAGAGAAAGTGCGTTAGAAGGATATAGTTTTATGATCCAGTGTGTGTACAGTGTTGGAAATCCGGCGAGAACAAAGTCAACAATCACCAGACTATTTAACGGCACCAGTTGGAGTGGAGACTCTCATACAATGCATTCGATCAACCGCGCAGACGCCGGTCTTCACAGATGTACAGTCGAAAACACGATGGATCCTACCGGAGCAGACACACAGACAGGAACTGACACAGCTGACTTTGAAATAAACGTTTGGT ATCAAACCTCAATTTCAAGATTTGAATTCAGTGCCTTTTCAAACCAAACCATCATTACCGTAAACGAGTCGGAACGACTTATGCTCGTTTGTGAGGTTCTAAGCAACCCTAATTCTACGATCCGATTGAAAGAAAACCACATGGCAACAGTTCTAAAGGAAGCAACAAATGCCCTTAAAGTAGAGTACCTCATTCAAAATGCTACATGCTCTGATACTTCTGTCTACACATGTACCGCATTCAATAACTACACAGATATGGAAAGGGCGCCATCCAAAGAGTTGCAGCTGTTTGTTCGAT GCTCACCCAGACCTTCAAACCATCACAGTCAGTTACGACGAAATTTCACTGGATTCTTACACGGAAATGTTACCTTTGTCTCGATGGTATTTGCATATCCACCGCCAGagtttaaatggaaaatgtgGAATGGAACATATTATAAAGAAGTAAATGAAGACAACTATGCTATATTTTCCTCATATCTATTAACATCATTAACCATTTTGGACATAAAAGAAGACAATTTTGTCTCCTATGCTGTTCAAGTTTCGAATGGAATTCAACCAGATTTGCAAGAAATATTTCACCTCAAACATCAag tgattaCAACCACTTCAGAAGACGGAGGCTCAAATCAGGCCTCTGTTAGTGGTGGTGTGATAGGCGGATGTTTATGCATAATCCTGGCTGTAGTTGTAATTGTGTTACTCTTGAAACGGAAATACGACTGTTCCATCAAGATGTCGAAAAAGAAag ATATCCAAACCGAAAATGACTT CCAAGAATCTGACAACCTGGGATTCAACGCTGCCGTCACGTATGAGATAATGCCGGTGGAAAAGGAATCAACTGATTATGATGCTCTTA aCGCTGGAAATGATCG ACCCGAAAAATCACACATCTACATGTCGTTGGACGAGTCAACCTCTACCCGGAATCCGCCCTGCGAGAATTCAAAATcag AGGATCCCGTTTACAAGAACACGAAGCGGAAGAACTCGATgcaaaaaaatctttaa